A single Lactuca sativa cultivar Salinas chromosome 8, Lsat_Salinas_v11, whole genome shotgun sequence DNA region contains:
- the LOC111893820 gene encoding uncharacterized protein LOC111893820, with amino-acid sequence MESSYCHDITPIISIFLLFFLLFSPIFSAKDLKDLRNANTTFHSNKKLTNNTMKKINKPFVKSIKSPDGDIIDCVLIHLQPAFDIPILKATGPLDPPEIPNGNKKGGMETEVKQLWNSKGESCPQGTIPIRRQTESEIFTSDSISTFGKTTSRNDFSPSDNGHEHAIGYVTDGEFYGAKATLNVWAPNVTRAHEFSLSQIWVIADVPTHPLSTFEAGWQVAPTMYGTSSPRLFIFSTNDGYRSGCYNLKCPGFVQTTQEISLGATIYPVSTYNGRQFDIKVLIWKDPRHGNWWLKVGNTVVGYWPVALFPDFNKHATTIQYGGEVYNAQRPGQQHTSTIMGSGHFPAEGYGKASYVRNMEIIDEYNALKPVGDVNLIAEKPKCYDVKNGFDKFWGYYIFFGGPGNNPNCH; translated from the exons ATGGAATCTAGTTATTGTCATGACATAACTCCAAtcatctctatttttcttttgtttttcttGTTATTTTCTCCGATTTTTTCAGCTAAAGATTTAAAAGATTTAAGGAACGCAAATACAACCTTCCACTCAAATAAGAAGTTGACTAATAATACTATGAAGAAGATCAACAAACCCTTCGTCAAGTCAATTAAG AGCCCAGATGGTGATATAATAGATTGTGTTTTGATTCATTTACAGCCGGCGTTTGATATTCCTATTTTGAAAGCTACAGGGCCATTG GATCCACCTGAGATACCAAATGGGAATAAGAAAGGGGGAATGGAAACAGAAGTTAAGCAGTTATGGAATTCAAAAGGTGAATCATGCCCACAAGGAACAATTCCAATAAGAAGGCAAACAGAAAGTGAGATATTTACATCCGATTCCATTTCCACGTTTGGGAAGACAACTAGCAGGAATGATTTCTCTCCTTCTGATAATGGCCATGAG CATGCAATTGGGTACGTAACCGATGGAGAATTTTATGGAGCAAAGGCAACTTTAAATGTATGGGCTCCAAATGTTACAAGGGCTCATGAATTTAGCCTTTCACAAATTTGGGTTATTGCGGATGTTCCAACTCATCCCTTGAGCACTTTTGAAGCTGGTTGGCAG GTTGCTCCGACCATGTATGGAACTAGTTCGCCAAGATTATTTATCTTTTCGACA AACGATGGGTATCGATCTGGATGCTACAATTTGAAATGTCCAGGGTTTGTACAAACGACTCAGGAGATTTCTCTTGGAGCTACTATTTATCCAGTATCAACATATAATGGCAGACAATTCGATATCAAAGTATTAATCTGGAAG GATCCAAGACATGGGAACTGGTGGTTGAAGGTAGGAAACACTGTAGTTGGATATTGGCCTGTAGCTCTATTCCCCGACTTTAATAAACATGCAACAACGATTCAATATGGTGGAGAGGTGTATAATGCACAAAGGCCAGGTCAACAACACACATCAACCATAATGGGTAGTGGCCACTTTCCAGCTGAAGGGTATGGAAAAGCTTCATATGTTAGGAACATGGAAATTATTGATGAATATAATGCGTTAAAACCAGTTGGTGATGTTAATTTAATAGCAGAAAAACCAAAATGTTATGATGTTAAAAATGGGTTTGATAAGTTTTGgggttattatatattttttggaGGGCCTGGAAATAATCCAAATTGTCACTAA